Proteins encoded together in one Argiope bruennichi chromosome 1, qqArgBrue1.1, whole genome shotgun sequence window:
- the LOC129964093 gene encoding astacin-like metalloprotease toxin 5: MIALVGLLLLCTTESFAGLFHGLQQAPMENPDLFGGDMAGIDFDEDRSAINNKTRLWPGGIVPFVQDPGLQETVRYLFLIDRAMDQYKRRTCIRFVPRTNEKDYIRLHPGQGCYSFVGRVGGPQIVSLGNGCGWQGTIIHELGHAIGFYHEQNRSDRDDYLKIYWENIKPGEEAQFFKLLPSQNILLTPFDYESVMLYGSLTFSKDKVNRLRTMEGKDGRYLKDVTSKNLSNEDIKRINMLYDCKM, translated from the exons ATGATTGCACTAGTTGGCCTCCTACTTTTGTGCACAACTGAATCTTTCGCAGGCCTGTTCC ATGGCCTCCAACAAGCGCCGATGGAAAATCCCGATTTATTCGGTGGCGATATGGCCGGAATAGATTTCGATGAG GATAGAAGTGCCATAAACAATAAGACACGTCTATGGCCTGGCGGCATTGTTCCGTTTGTACAAGATCCTGGTCTCCAAGAAACAGTTAgat ATTTGTTTTTGATCGACAGGGCCATGGACCAGTACAAGAGAAGAACGTGCATCAGATTTGTTCCCAGAACAAATGAGAAAGATTACATCAGGCTGCATCCGGGACAAGG GTGTTATTCTTTCGTGGGTCGAGTAGGAGGACCGCAGATCGTCTCTCTGGGCAACGGCTGCGGATGGCAGGGAACCATTATTCACGAATTGGGCCACGCCATTGGTTTCTACCACGAGCAGAACAGATCAGACAGAgacgattatttaaaaatctactgGGAGAACATCAAGCCAG GGGAAGAAGCTCAGTTCTTCAAATTACTGCCTAGTCAAAATATCCTTCTGACTCCGTTCGactacgaatctgtaatgctgtaCGGATCCTTGACGTTTTCCAAGGACAAAGTCAACAGACTACGCACTATGGAAGGCAAGGACGGACGTTACTTGAAAGACGTCACCTCCAAAAATCTCAGCAATGAAGACATCAAAAGAATTAATATGCTGTACGATTGCAAAATGTAG